A window of Oncorhynchus nerka isolate Pitt River linkage group LG4, Oner_Uvic_2.0, whole genome shotgun sequence contains these coding sequences:
- the tfpi2 gene encoding tissue factor pathway inhibitor 2, whose translation MELSSLIFLILSFSLCYVFALSPKQEVCLLQVDEGPCRGDIQRYYYNTITQQCEEFVYGGCQGNANNFMSFLACQKACFRIPKIPQICRFQKEVGPCRANFLSYFFNMTTMQCEQFVYGGCQGNDNRFQDQLSCMEYCRPHKTTPVLCLDPLDKGGCAASIPRYYYNSASRMCEQFIYSGCGGSSNNFISRQSCMDICAKAGKPWISRKTGRRAGMTRTTSKNRIRIKPNNNIKWSTI comes from the exons ATGGAGCTCAGTTCATTGATTTTTCTGatcctttcattctctctttgTTACGTTTTTGCATTGTCACCGAAACAAG AGGTGTGTCTACTTCAAGTAGATGAGGGACCTTGCAGAGGAGATATCCAACGTTACTACTACAATACTATCACTCAACAATGCGAAGAGTTTGTCTATGGAGGGTGCCAAGGGAATGCAAACAACTTCATGAGTTTTCTGGCGTGTCAGAAAGCATGTTTTAGAATACCAA AGATCCCCCAGATCTGCAGGTTCCAGAAAGAGGTGGGTCCCTGTCGGGCCAATTTCTTGAGCTACTTCTTCAACATGACCACCATGCAGTGTGAGCAGTTCGTCTACGGAGGCTGTCAGGGCAACGACAACCGCTTTCAGGACCAGTTGTCTTGCATGGAGTACTGCAGaccacacaaaa CTACTCCTGTGCTCTGCCTGGATCCCCTGGATAAAGGAGGATGTGCTGCATCTATACCGCGCTACTACTACAACTCAGCCTCCAGGATGTGTGAGCAGTTCATCTATTCAGGTTGTGGAGGAAGCAGCAACAACTTTATATCCAGACAAAGCTGCATGGACATCTGTGCTAAAG CTGGGAAACCATGGATAAGCAGAAAAACAGGCAGAAGAGCAGGCATGACGAGAACAACTTCCAAAAACCGTATTAGAATAAAGCCTAATAACAATATTAAATGGTCAACAATTTGA